One segment of Bacillus alkalisoli DNA contains the following:
- the pyrE gene encoding orotate phosphoribosyltransferase, with protein MKEIVAEQLLTIRAVFLQPNDPFTWSSGIKSPIYCDNRLTLSYPEVRQTIADGLAQLIKENYHDVEVIAGTATAGIPHAAFISDRLNIPMCYVRSKAKEHGKGKQIEGLVQPGQKVVVVEDLISTGGSAITAVKALREAGAEVLGVVSIFTYNLPIGNENFQKNEIKSVSLCNFETLVKVAIQKGYIEESDKEKLNLWVQNPSDESWINN; from the coding sequence ATGAAAGAAATAGTGGCAGAACAATTATTGACGATCCGGGCAGTTTTCCTTCAACCAAATGATCCATTCACATGGTCATCTGGGATTAAATCACCAATATATTGTGATAACAGACTTACACTTTCCTACCCTGAAGTTCGTCAAACAATAGCTGACGGTTTAGCTCAACTTATAAAAGAGAATTACCATGATGTTGAAGTAATTGCTGGGACAGCTACTGCTGGTATACCACATGCAGCCTTTATCAGTGACCGTTTAAACATACCGATGTGCTACGTTAGAAGTAAAGCGAAAGAACACGGAAAAGGCAAACAAATTGAAGGTCTTGTACAACCTGGACAAAAAGTGGTCGTAGTAGAAGATCTAATATCTACTGGGGGAAGTGCAATCACTGCTGTAAAAGCGTTGAGAGAAGCTGGAGCTGAGGTACTAGGAGTGGTTTCGATTTTTACATACAACCTCCCAATAGGAAATGAAAACTTCCAGAAAAACGAAATAAAGTCTGTATCACTTTGTAATTTCGAAACACTTGTAAAAGTAGCAATTCAAAAAGGATATATTGAAGAAAGCGATAAAGAAAAATTAAACTTATGGGTACAAAATCCTTCTGATGAATCTTGGATAAATAATTAA
- the pyrF gene encoding orotidine-5'-phosphate decarboxylase translates to MNKELIVALDFASKEEVMEFLEYFKEEKLFVKVGMELFYQEGPTIIKDIKAKGHAIFLDLKLHDIPHTVYKAMRGIAKLGVDLTNVHASGGSDMMKAALKGLEEGSVNGKRPALIAVTQLTSMTEERMKQELLINSSLDATVLAYAKNAKESGLDGVVCSAKEAPLLGEELGEGFLKVTPGIRLAENNNDDQARVVTPIQASKLGSTAIVVGRTITKANDPKTAYEEVLRQWRGVGVR, encoded by the coding sequence ATGAACAAAGAACTTATAGTCGCGCTTGATTTCGCTTCCAAAGAAGAAGTAATGGAATTTCTAGAGTATTTCAAAGAAGAGAAGTTGTTTGTAAAAGTAGGAATGGAACTTTTTTATCAAGAAGGACCCACCATTATTAAAGATATTAAAGCGAAAGGTCATGCCATATTTTTAGATCTAAAACTACATGATATTCCTCACACTGTTTATAAAGCGATGAGAGGCATAGCTAAATTAGGTGTGGATTTAACAAATGTTCATGCTTCTGGTGGGAGCGACATGATGAAAGCAGCTCTTAAAGGGTTAGAAGAAGGATCTGTTAATGGAAAAAGGCCAGCTCTAATTGCTGTTACACAATTAACGAGTATGACAGAAGAACGTATGAAACAAGAACTATTAATTAATTCATCATTAGATGCTACAGTACTAGCCTATGCAAAAAATGCGAAAGAAAGCGGACTGGATGGAGTAGTCTGTTCCGCCAAAGAGGCTCCTCTTTTAGGAGAAGAACTAGGTGAAGGATTTTTGAAGGTTACACCTGGGATTAGATTAGCGGAAAACAATAATGACGATCAAGCAAGGGTTGTGACACCTATTCAAGCAAGTAAGCTTGGATCTACAGCAATAGTGGTTGGTAGAACGATTACGAAGGCAAATGACCCTAAAACTGCTTATGAAGAAGTATTAAGGCAATGGAGAGGGGTAGGAGTAAGATGA